A region from the Phoenix dactylifera cultivar Barhee BC4 unplaced genomic scaffold, palm_55x_up_171113_PBpolish2nd_filt_p 001059F, whole genome shotgun sequence genome encodes:
- the LOC120107884 gene encoding probable monogalactosyldiacylglycerol synthase 3, chloroplastic, translating to MALGEALFDEELGKPIGQIVAVCGRNQILSSTLQSIKWRVPVKIRGFETQMEKWMGACDCIITKAGPGTIAEALIRGLPIILNDFIPGQV from the exons ATGGCTTTAGGAGAAGCCCTGTTTGATGAAGAGCTCGGCAAACCTATAGGGCAGATTGTTGCCGTATGCGGCCGCAACCAGATACTGAGTTCCACATTGCAGTCAATTAAGTGGAGGGTCCCTGTGAAG ATTAGAGGATTTGAGACCCAGATGGAGAAATGGATGGGTGCTTGTGATTGTATCATAACAAAG GCAGGGCCTGGTACAATTGCTGAGGCATTGATCAGGGGACTTCCTATCATCCTCAATGACTTCATACCTGGACAG GTTTGA